A region of Vitis riparia cultivar Riparia Gloire de Montpellier isolate 1030 chromosome 1, EGFV_Vit.rip_1.0, whole genome shotgun sequence DNA encodes the following proteins:
- the LOC117913183 gene encoding protein MEI2-like 4 isoform X1: MPSKMTDLHGWSRSSYFSEEACLPSERQVGFWKAETMADRNAGGKSIASSPMEKLIRTESQTVNCWEQSEPYLIRDQKVNLSSERHAVGAERVVRNSLDMWRTVEHDLGTRSNANVHSASYFMEGDKINMTGSQYENGLFSSSLSELFNRKLRLSSNNGLYGHSVDTVAPHHEEEDLFESLEEIEAQTIGNLLPNEDDLLSGVADVLDYVVQPSNGDDLEDIDLFSSVGGMDLGDDGSSAGQRNSEYPGGMSNGQLGGSNGSAVGEHPYGEHPSRTLFVRNINSNVEDSELRILFEQYGDIRALYTACKHRGFVMISYYDIRAARNAMRALQNKPLRRRKLDIHYSIPKDNPPEKDVNQGTLVVFNLDPSVTNDELLQIFGVYGEIKEIRETPHRSHHKFVEFYDIRAAEAALRALNRSDIAGKRIKLEPSRPGGARRLMQQLPSELEEDESGLYLQQNNTPNNSTTGFPGPASLGAITSSSMENGTIMGVHSGIPFPIRPFLENVSHHGISSSVPNTLPSLLSVESVGSQSGLAESSRSQGQLKFDFRGTQSLHPHSLPEYNDGLGNGAPCNPVGTMAANINPRPERIENRQLSGANSNGLTVELNDGVFGSSGNGSCPLPGHHYMWSNSHHPQSPGMMWPNSPSFMNGIGTAHPPPRLHGLPRAPSHMLNTMLSINNHHVGSAPTVNPSIWDRRHTYAGESSEASGFHPGSLGSMRISNNSLHPLEFAPHNIFPSVGGNCIDLSIPPKNVGLHSHHQRCLMFPGRSQLIPMMSSFDPPNERSRSRRNDNSSNQVDNKKQYELDIDRILRGEDTRTTLMIKNIPNKYTSKMLLAAIDERHRGTYDFIYLPIDFKNKCNVGYAFINMTDPCQIIPFYQAFNGKKWEKFNSEKVASLAYARIQGKAALIAHFQNSSLMNEDKRCRPILFHTDGPNAGDQVPFPMGVNVRSRPGKTRTSSNEDNHQGSPPNLTSGEDYSNGDSSSGSTKDSD; this comes from the exons ATGCCATCAAAAATGACAGACTTACATGGTTGGTCTCGGTCCTCATACTTTTCTGAGGAAGCATGCTTGCCTAGTGAG AGACAAGTTGGGTTTTGGAAGGCAGAAACCATGGCTGACCGCAATG CAGGTGGCAAATCAATTGCTTCTTCACCCATGGAGAAACTTATACGAACAGAATCTCAGACGGTGAATTGCTGGGAGCAATCAGAGCCCTACCTAATCCGGGACCAGAAAGTGAATCTTAGCTCCGAAAGGCATGCTGTGGGAGCAGAGAGAGTAGTCAGAAATTCCTTGGATATGTGGAGAACTGTGGAACATGATCTAGGGACAAGATCTAATGCGAATGTACATTCAGCATCCTATTTTATGGAAGGTGACAAAATTAATATGACTGGTTCTCAGTATGAGAATGGTCTCTTCTCAAGCTCACTGTCAGAATTATTTAATAGAAAGT TGAGATTATCATCAAACAATGGACTATATGGCCATTCTGTTGATACTGTTGCCCCTCATCATGAGGAAGAGGACCTTTTTGAATCTCTTGAGGAAATTGAGGCCCAAACCATTGGAAACCTCCTCCCTAATGAGGATGACTTGCTTTCTGGAGTGGCTGATGTGCTTGACTATGTTGTCCAACCCAGTAATGGAGATGATTTAGAAGATATAGACCTTTTTAGCAGTGTTGGAGGGATGGATTTAGGGGATGATGGGTCCTCTGCAGGACAAAGAAATTCTGAATATCCTGGAGGAATGTCTAATGGTCAGCTAGGAGGATCTAATGGTTCAGCAGTTGGGGAACACCCTTATGGTGAACATCCTTCTAGGACACTGTTTGTGAGAAATATAAATAGCAATGTTGAAGATTCTGAGTTACGGATCCTTTTTGAG CAATATGGAGATATTCGTGCCCTTTATACGGCCTGCAAGCATCGTGGTTTTGTTATGATCTCATATTATGATATAAGAGCAGCCCGAAATGCAATGAGAGCACTCCAGAACAAACCATTGAGGCGTAGGAAGCTTGACATTCATTATTCTATTCCAAAG GACAACCCTCCAGAAAAGGATGTTAATCAGGGCACCCTTGTGGTCTTTAACCTAGATCCTTCTGTAACAAATGATGAACTACTTCAGATATTTGGTGTTTATGGAGAGATTAAAGAG ATCCGTGAAACTCCACACAGAAGTCATCACAAATTTGTAGAGTTTTATGATATAAGAGCTGCAGAAGCTGCTCTTCGTGCTTTGAATAGAAGTGATATTGCTGGGAAACGGATTAAACTTGAACCAAGCCGTCCTGGTGGTGCAAGACG TTTGATGCAACAATTGCCTTCTGAGCTGGAGGAAGATGAATCAGGTCTTTATCTGCAACAGAATAACACTCCTAACAACTCAACAACAGGATTCCCTG GACCAGCTTCACTTGGAGCAATTACCTCTAGCAGCATGGAGAATGGAACAATTATGGGAGTACACTCTGGAATCCCATTTCCTATTAGACCCTTCCTGGAAAAtgtgtctcatcatgggatctCTTCTAGTGTTCCGAACACCTTACCCTCTCTCTTGTCTGTCGAATCAGTTGGCAGTCAATCTGGTCTTGCTGAGTCCAGCCGCTCACAGGGccaattgaaatttgattttcgAGGCACACAAAGTTTGCACCCTCATTCACTCCCAGAGTATAATGATGGTTTAGGTAATGGTGCTCCCTGCAATCCTGTGGGCACCATGGCTGCCAACATCAATCCCAGGCCAGAAAGAATTGAGAATAGGCAGTTGTCTGGAGCAAACTCGAATGGCCTCACAGTTGAACTTAATGATGGTG TTTTTGGTTCTTCTGGAAATGGAAGTTGTCCTCTTCCTGGACATCATTATATGTGGAGTAATTCGCATCACCCTCAGTCTCCAGGCATGATGTGGCCGAACTCACCATCCTTTATGAATGGGATTGGCACTGCTCATCCTCCACCTAGATTGCATGGACTTCCTAGGGCACCATCTCATATGCTGAATACTATGCTATCTATTAATAACCACCATGTGGGATCAGCACCAACTGTTAATCCTTCTATCTGGGACAGGCGGCATACCTATGCTGGGGAATCCTCTGAGGCTTCTGGGTTTCATCCAGGTTCTCTTGGGAGTATGAGAATTTCTAATAACTCACTGCATCCTTTGGAATTTGCTCCTCATAATATCTTCCCTTCTGTTGGTGGGAACTGCATAGATCTTTCCATTCCCCCTAAAAATGTTGGACTGCACTCCCATCATCAGAGGTGCCTGATGTTTCCTGGCAGAAGCCAACTGATTCCTATGATGAGTTCCTTTGACCCTCCTAATGAGCGTTCTAGAAGCCGTAGAAATGACAACAGTTCCAATCAGGTTGACAACAAGAAACAATATGAACTTGATATTGACCGCATACTGCGAGGGGAGGACACCCGGACAACACTCATGATAAAGAACATTCCCAACAA ATATACTTCAAAGATGCTTTTGGCTGCAATTGATGAACGCCACCGGGGGACTTATGATTTCATTTATCTACCTATTGATTTCAAG aACAAATGCAATGTAGGGTATGCCTTTATCAACATGACCGATCCTTGCCAGATTATTCCATTCTATCAG GCATTCAATGGAAAGAAATGGGAGAAGTTCAATAGCGAAAAGGTGGCATCACTTGCATATGCCCGCATACAGGGAAAGGCTGCTCTCATTGCCCATTTCCAGAACTCAAGCCTGATGAATGAGGATAAGCGATGTCGTCCCATTCTCTTCCATACTGATGGTCCCAATGCAGGTGATCAG GTGCCTTTCCCAATGGGAGTAAATGTTCGATCTAGACCTGGAAAAACTCGAACCAGCTCCAATGAGGACAACCACCAAGGAAGTCCACCAAATTTGACAAGTGGGGAGGACTATTCGAATGGAGACTCATCTTCAGGTTCAACAAAGGATTCAGACTGA
- the LOC117913183 gene encoding protein MEI2-like 4 isoform X2: MPSKMTDLHGWSRSSYFSEEACLPSERQVGFWKAETMADRNGGKSIASSPMEKLIRTESQTVNCWEQSEPYLIRDQKVNLSSERHAVGAERVVRNSLDMWRTVEHDLGTRSNANVHSASYFMEGDKINMTGSQYENGLFSSSLSELFNRKLRLSSNNGLYGHSVDTVAPHHEEEDLFESLEEIEAQTIGNLLPNEDDLLSGVADVLDYVVQPSNGDDLEDIDLFSSVGGMDLGDDGSSAGQRNSEYPGGMSNGQLGGSNGSAVGEHPYGEHPSRTLFVRNINSNVEDSELRILFEQYGDIRALYTACKHRGFVMISYYDIRAARNAMRALQNKPLRRRKLDIHYSIPKDNPPEKDVNQGTLVVFNLDPSVTNDELLQIFGVYGEIKEIRETPHRSHHKFVEFYDIRAAEAALRALNRSDIAGKRIKLEPSRPGGARRLMQQLPSELEEDESGLYLQQNNTPNNSTTGFPGPASLGAITSSSMENGTIMGVHSGIPFPIRPFLENVSHHGISSSVPNTLPSLLSVESVGSQSGLAESSRSQGQLKFDFRGTQSLHPHSLPEYNDGLGNGAPCNPVGTMAANINPRPERIENRQLSGANSNGLTVELNDGVFGSSGNGSCPLPGHHYMWSNSHHPQSPGMMWPNSPSFMNGIGTAHPPPRLHGLPRAPSHMLNTMLSINNHHVGSAPTVNPSIWDRRHTYAGESSEASGFHPGSLGSMRISNNSLHPLEFAPHNIFPSVGGNCIDLSIPPKNVGLHSHHQRCLMFPGRSQLIPMMSSFDPPNERSRSRRNDNSSNQVDNKKQYELDIDRILRGEDTRTTLMIKNIPNKYTSKMLLAAIDERHRGTYDFIYLPIDFKNKCNVGYAFINMTDPCQIIPFYQAFNGKKWEKFNSEKVASLAYARIQGKAALIAHFQNSSLMNEDKRCRPILFHTDGPNAGDQVPFPMGVNVRSRPGKTRTSSNEDNHQGSPPNLTSGEDYSNGDSSSGSTKDSD; this comes from the exons ATGCCATCAAAAATGACAGACTTACATGGTTGGTCTCGGTCCTCATACTTTTCTGAGGAAGCATGCTTGCCTAGTGAG AGACAAGTTGGGTTTTGGAAGGCAGAAACCATGGCTGACCGCAATG GTGGCAAATCAATTGCTTCTTCACCCATGGAGAAACTTATACGAACAGAATCTCAGACGGTGAATTGCTGGGAGCAATCAGAGCCCTACCTAATCCGGGACCAGAAAGTGAATCTTAGCTCCGAAAGGCATGCTGTGGGAGCAGAGAGAGTAGTCAGAAATTCCTTGGATATGTGGAGAACTGTGGAACATGATCTAGGGACAAGATCTAATGCGAATGTACATTCAGCATCCTATTTTATGGAAGGTGACAAAATTAATATGACTGGTTCTCAGTATGAGAATGGTCTCTTCTCAAGCTCACTGTCAGAATTATTTAATAGAAAGT TGAGATTATCATCAAACAATGGACTATATGGCCATTCTGTTGATACTGTTGCCCCTCATCATGAGGAAGAGGACCTTTTTGAATCTCTTGAGGAAATTGAGGCCCAAACCATTGGAAACCTCCTCCCTAATGAGGATGACTTGCTTTCTGGAGTGGCTGATGTGCTTGACTATGTTGTCCAACCCAGTAATGGAGATGATTTAGAAGATATAGACCTTTTTAGCAGTGTTGGAGGGATGGATTTAGGGGATGATGGGTCCTCTGCAGGACAAAGAAATTCTGAATATCCTGGAGGAATGTCTAATGGTCAGCTAGGAGGATCTAATGGTTCAGCAGTTGGGGAACACCCTTATGGTGAACATCCTTCTAGGACACTGTTTGTGAGAAATATAAATAGCAATGTTGAAGATTCTGAGTTACGGATCCTTTTTGAG CAATATGGAGATATTCGTGCCCTTTATACGGCCTGCAAGCATCGTGGTTTTGTTATGATCTCATATTATGATATAAGAGCAGCCCGAAATGCAATGAGAGCACTCCAGAACAAACCATTGAGGCGTAGGAAGCTTGACATTCATTATTCTATTCCAAAG GACAACCCTCCAGAAAAGGATGTTAATCAGGGCACCCTTGTGGTCTTTAACCTAGATCCTTCTGTAACAAATGATGAACTACTTCAGATATTTGGTGTTTATGGAGAGATTAAAGAG ATCCGTGAAACTCCACACAGAAGTCATCACAAATTTGTAGAGTTTTATGATATAAGAGCTGCAGAAGCTGCTCTTCGTGCTTTGAATAGAAGTGATATTGCTGGGAAACGGATTAAACTTGAACCAAGCCGTCCTGGTGGTGCAAGACG TTTGATGCAACAATTGCCTTCTGAGCTGGAGGAAGATGAATCAGGTCTTTATCTGCAACAGAATAACACTCCTAACAACTCAACAACAGGATTCCCTG GACCAGCTTCACTTGGAGCAATTACCTCTAGCAGCATGGAGAATGGAACAATTATGGGAGTACACTCTGGAATCCCATTTCCTATTAGACCCTTCCTGGAAAAtgtgtctcatcatgggatctCTTCTAGTGTTCCGAACACCTTACCCTCTCTCTTGTCTGTCGAATCAGTTGGCAGTCAATCTGGTCTTGCTGAGTCCAGCCGCTCACAGGGccaattgaaatttgattttcgAGGCACACAAAGTTTGCACCCTCATTCACTCCCAGAGTATAATGATGGTTTAGGTAATGGTGCTCCCTGCAATCCTGTGGGCACCATGGCTGCCAACATCAATCCCAGGCCAGAAAGAATTGAGAATAGGCAGTTGTCTGGAGCAAACTCGAATGGCCTCACAGTTGAACTTAATGATGGTG TTTTTGGTTCTTCTGGAAATGGAAGTTGTCCTCTTCCTGGACATCATTATATGTGGAGTAATTCGCATCACCCTCAGTCTCCAGGCATGATGTGGCCGAACTCACCATCCTTTATGAATGGGATTGGCACTGCTCATCCTCCACCTAGATTGCATGGACTTCCTAGGGCACCATCTCATATGCTGAATACTATGCTATCTATTAATAACCACCATGTGGGATCAGCACCAACTGTTAATCCTTCTATCTGGGACAGGCGGCATACCTATGCTGGGGAATCCTCTGAGGCTTCTGGGTTTCATCCAGGTTCTCTTGGGAGTATGAGAATTTCTAATAACTCACTGCATCCTTTGGAATTTGCTCCTCATAATATCTTCCCTTCTGTTGGTGGGAACTGCATAGATCTTTCCATTCCCCCTAAAAATGTTGGACTGCACTCCCATCATCAGAGGTGCCTGATGTTTCCTGGCAGAAGCCAACTGATTCCTATGATGAGTTCCTTTGACCCTCCTAATGAGCGTTCTAGAAGCCGTAGAAATGACAACAGTTCCAATCAGGTTGACAACAAGAAACAATATGAACTTGATATTGACCGCATACTGCGAGGGGAGGACACCCGGACAACACTCATGATAAAGAACATTCCCAACAA ATATACTTCAAAGATGCTTTTGGCTGCAATTGATGAACGCCACCGGGGGACTTATGATTTCATTTATCTACCTATTGATTTCAAG aACAAATGCAATGTAGGGTATGCCTTTATCAACATGACCGATCCTTGCCAGATTATTCCATTCTATCAG GCATTCAATGGAAAGAAATGGGAGAAGTTCAATAGCGAAAAGGTGGCATCACTTGCATATGCCCGCATACAGGGAAAGGCTGCTCTCATTGCCCATTTCCAGAACTCAAGCCTGATGAATGAGGATAAGCGATGTCGTCCCATTCTCTTCCATACTGATGGTCCCAATGCAGGTGATCAG GTGCCTTTCCCAATGGGAGTAAATGTTCGATCTAGACCTGGAAAAACTCGAACCAGCTCCAATGAGGACAACCACCAAGGAAGTCCACCAAATTTGACAAGTGGGGAGGACTATTCGAATGGAGACTCATCTTCAGGTTCAACAAAGGATTCAGACTGA
- the LOC117913183 gene encoding protein MEI2-like 4 isoform X3, whose protein sequence is MADRNAGGKSIASSPMEKLIRTESQTVNCWEQSEPYLIRDQKVNLSSERHAVGAERVVRNSLDMWRTVEHDLGTRSNANVHSASYFMEGDKINMTGSQYENGLFSSSLSELFNRKLRLSSNNGLYGHSVDTVAPHHEEEDLFESLEEIEAQTIGNLLPNEDDLLSGVADVLDYVVQPSNGDDLEDIDLFSSVGGMDLGDDGSSAGQRNSEYPGGMSNGQLGGSNGSAVGEHPYGEHPSRTLFVRNINSNVEDSELRILFEQYGDIRALYTACKHRGFVMISYYDIRAARNAMRALQNKPLRRRKLDIHYSIPKDNPPEKDVNQGTLVVFNLDPSVTNDELLQIFGVYGEIKEIRETPHRSHHKFVEFYDIRAAEAALRALNRSDIAGKRIKLEPSRPGGARRLMQQLPSELEEDESGLYLQQNNTPNNSTTGFPGPASLGAITSSSMENGTIMGVHSGIPFPIRPFLENVSHHGISSSVPNTLPSLLSVESVGSQSGLAESSRSQGQLKFDFRGTQSLHPHSLPEYNDGLGNGAPCNPVGTMAANINPRPERIENRQLSGANSNGLTVELNDGVFGSSGNGSCPLPGHHYMWSNSHHPQSPGMMWPNSPSFMNGIGTAHPPPRLHGLPRAPSHMLNTMLSINNHHVGSAPTVNPSIWDRRHTYAGESSEASGFHPGSLGSMRISNNSLHPLEFAPHNIFPSVGGNCIDLSIPPKNVGLHSHHQRCLMFPGRSQLIPMMSSFDPPNERSRSRRNDNSSNQVDNKKQYELDIDRILRGEDTRTTLMIKNIPNKYTSKMLLAAIDERHRGTYDFIYLPIDFKNKCNVGYAFINMTDPCQIIPFYQAFNGKKWEKFNSEKVASLAYARIQGKAALIAHFQNSSLMNEDKRCRPILFHTDGPNAGDQVPFPMGVNVRSRPGKTRTSSNEDNHQGSPPNLTSGEDYSNGDSSSGSTKDSD, encoded by the exons ATGGCTGACCGCAATG CAGGTGGCAAATCAATTGCTTCTTCACCCATGGAGAAACTTATACGAACAGAATCTCAGACGGTGAATTGCTGGGAGCAATCAGAGCCCTACCTAATCCGGGACCAGAAAGTGAATCTTAGCTCCGAAAGGCATGCTGTGGGAGCAGAGAGAGTAGTCAGAAATTCCTTGGATATGTGGAGAACTGTGGAACATGATCTAGGGACAAGATCTAATGCGAATGTACATTCAGCATCCTATTTTATGGAAGGTGACAAAATTAATATGACTGGTTCTCAGTATGAGAATGGTCTCTTCTCAAGCTCACTGTCAGAATTATTTAATAGAAAGT TGAGATTATCATCAAACAATGGACTATATGGCCATTCTGTTGATACTGTTGCCCCTCATCATGAGGAAGAGGACCTTTTTGAATCTCTTGAGGAAATTGAGGCCCAAACCATTGGAAACCTCCTCCCTAATGAGGATGACTTGCTTTCTGGAGTGGCTGATGTGCTTGACTATGTTGTCCAACCCAGTAATGGAGATGATTTAGAAGATATAGACCTTTTTAGCAGTGTTGGAGGGATGGATTTAGGGGATGATGGGTCCTCTGCAGGACAAAGAAATTCTGAATATCCTGGAGGAATGTCTAATGGTCAGCTAGGAGGATCTAATGGTTCAGCAGTTGGGGAACACCCTTATGGTGAACATCCTTCTAGGACACTGTTTGTGAGAAATATAAATAGCAATGTTGAAGATTCTGAGTTACGGATCCTTTTTGAG CAATATGGAGATATTCGTGCCCTTTATACGGCCTGCAAGCATCGTGGTTTTGTTATGATCTCATATTATGATATAAGAGCAGCCCGAAATGCAATGAGAGCACTCCAGAACAAACCATTGAGGCGTAGGAAGCTTGACATTCATTATTCTATTCCAAAG GACAACCCTCCAGAAAAGGATGTTAATCAGGGCACCCTTGTGGTCTTTAACCTAGATCCTTCTGTAACAAATGATGAACTACTTCAGATATTTGGTGTTTATGGAGAGATTAAAGAG ATCCGTGAAACTCCACACAGAAGTCATCACAAATTTGTAGAGTTTTATGATATAAGAGCTGCAGAAGCTGCTCTTCGTGCTTTGAATAGAAGTGATATTGCTGGGAAACGGATTAAACTTGAACCAAGCCGTCCTGGTGGTGCAAGACG TTTGATGCAACAATTGCCTTCTGAGCTGGAGGAAGATGAATCAGGTCTTTATCTGCAACAGAATAACACTCCTAACAACTCAACAACAGGATTCCCTG GACCAGCTTCACTTGGAGCAATTACCTCTAGCAGCATGGAGAATGGAACAATTATGGGAGTACACTCTGGAATCCCATTTCCTATTAGACCCTTCCTGGAAAAtgtgtctcatcatgggatctCTTCTAGTGTTCCGAACACCTTACCCTCTCTCTTGTCTGTCGAATCAGTTGGCAGTCAATCTGGTCTTGCTGAGTCCAGCCGCTCACAGGGccaattgaaatttgattttcgAGGCACACAAAGTTTGCACCCTCATTCACTCCCAGAGTATAATGATGGTTTAGGTAATGGTGCTCCCTGCAATCCTGTGGGCACCATGGCTGCCAACATCAATCCCAGGCCAGAAAGAATTGAGAATAGGCAGTTGTCTGGAGCAAACTCGAATGGCCTCACAGTTGAACTTAATGATGGTG TTTTTGGTTCTTCTGGAAATGGAAGTTGTCCTCTTCCTGGACATCATTATATGTGGAGTAATTCGCATCACCCTCAGTCTCCAGGCATGATGTGGCCGAACTCACCATCCTTTATGAATGGGATTGGCACTGCTCATCCTCCACCTAGATTGCATGGACTTCCTAGGGCACCATCTCATATGCTGAATACTATGCTATCTATTAATAACCACCATGTGGGATCAGCACCAACTGTTAATCCTTCTATCTGGGACAGGCGGCATACCTATGCTGGGGAATCCTCTGAGGCTTCTGGGTTTCATCCAGGTTCTCTTGGGAGTATGAGAATTTCTAATAACTCACTGCATCCTTTGGAATTTGCTCCTCATAATATCTTCCCTTCTGTTGGTGGGAACTGCATAGATCTTTCCATTCCCCCTAAAAATGTTGGACTGCACTCCCATCATCAGAGGTGCCTGATGTTTCCTGGCAGAAGCCAACTGATTCCTATGATGAGTTCCTTTGACCCTCCTAATGAGCGTTCTAGAAGCCGTAGAAATGACAACAGTTCCAATCAGGTTGACAACAAGAAACAATATGAACTTGATATTGACCGCATACTGCGAGGGGAGGACACCCGGACAACACTCATGATAAAGAACATTCCCAACAA ATATACTTCAAAGATGCTTTTGGCTGCAATTGATGAACGCCACCGGGGGACTTATGATTTCATTTATCTACCTATTGATTTCAAG aACAAATGCAATGTAGGGTATGCCTTTATCAACATGACCGATCCTTGCCAGATTATTCCATTCTATCAG GCATTCAATGGAAAGAAATGGGAGAAGTTCAATAGCGAAAAGGTGGCATCACTTGCATATGCCCGCATACAGGGAAAGGCTGCTCTCATTGCCCATTTCCAGAACTCAAGCCTGATGAATGAGGATAAGCGATGTCGTCCCATTCTCTTCCATACTGATGGTCCCAATGCAGGTGATCAG GTGCCTTTCCCAATGGGAGTAAATGTTCGATCTAGACCTGGAAAAACTCGAACCAGCTCCAATGAGGACAACCACCAAGGAAGTCCACCAAATTTGACAAGTGGGGAGGACTATTCGAATGGAGACTCATCTTCAGGTTCAACAAAGGATTCAGACTGA
- the LOC117915822 gene encoding OVARIAN TUMOR DOMAIN-containing deubiquitinating enzyme 1, with protein MENEEGLQADGESDPKAPIPVSEVDAWENIRDDDIMQQQSAIRAEEAEKVPFIGDKEPLSVLAAEYESGSSILLKKIKVLGEKYGSIRRTRGDGNCFFRGFMFSYLEHILESQDQAEVHRVTTNVEKCRETLQALGYADFTFEDFFALFLEQLESVVQGKETSISHDELVIRSRDQSISDYIVMFFRFVTSGEIKRRSEFFEPFILGMTNATATVEQFCKSSVEPMGEESDHVHITALSDALGVPIRVVYLDRSTYDIDHVIVNHHDFIPSAGDLPSAGGGSSETTKPIVTLLYRPGHYDILYLK; from the exons ATGGAGAATGAAGAGGGGCTTCAAGCAGATGGTGAATCAGATCCTAAAGCACCCATTCCAGTATCTGAAGTTGATGCTTGGGAAAACATCAGGGATGATGATATCATGCAACAACAGTCTGCGATTCGGGCCGAGGAAGCTGAGAAAGTTCCCTTCATCGGTGACAAG GAACCTCTTTCCGTATTAGCAGCTGAATACGAGTCAGGCAGCTCTATCTTGctgaagaaaataaag GTGCTTGGTGAAAAATATGGCTCTATCAGGCGAACTAGGGGAGATGGGAACTGCTTTTTTCGAGGCTTTATGTTTTCATACCTT GAGCATATTCTGGAGTCACAAGATCAAGCAGAAGTTCATCGCGTCACAACTAACGTTGAAAAATGCAGAGAGACACTTCAAGCTCTAGGTTATGCAGACTTTACTTTTGAGGACTTTTTTGCG TTATTCCTTGAGCAGCTGGAAAGTGTTGTCCAAGGAAAGGAGACTTCCATAAG TCATGATGAGCTTGTAATAAGGAGTCGAGATCAGTCCATATCCGACTATA TTGTAATGTTCTTCAGATTTGTAACCTCTGGTGAAATAAAAAGACGCTCAGAGTTTTTTGAACCCTTCATATTGGGAATGACAAATGCTACAGCTACAGTGGAGCAG TTTTGCAAGTCATCAGTGGAACCAATGGGCGAAGAGAGCGACCATGTGCACATTACTGCATTGTCTGATGCACTGGGTGTGCCAATCCGTGTTGTGTACCTGGACCGGAGCACTTATGATATTGATCATGTCATCGTAAATCATCATGATTTCATTCCCTCTGCTGGTGATCTTCCCAGTGCAGGTGGTGGGAGCTCTGAAACCACCAAGCCCATTGTAACTTTGCTATACCGACCAGGCCATTATGATATTCTATACCTTAAGTGA